The following proteins come from a genomic window of Spirochaetota bacterium:
- a CDS encoding NADH-quinone oxidoreductase subunit M, which produces MNWNVDPYILIILTGFPLIAAAVIAFLPSRRSVMTGAMIAAFAMEFVMSLHLPVRYAASAGMQYAFSVDWIPLFGIRFALCADGISIVLILLTTITFLLGAIAAKIPDTQRKAYAIAILIIESAVIGVFSAADMFLFYIFWEAMLIPAAILIAVFGSGARVAAAFKFFLFTFAGSIFMLIAMIVIASLSQQNTGVLSFSLTDAVQAMNTLRANAGGKLLTLEILLFLGFFIAFAVKTALFPLHIWAPDTYASSPVFVTVILSAVLLKMGGYGLWRFVLPLFPGAVSFFQPYIIALGIAGILYAALIALVQKDIKRLLAYSSVSHIGFAVVGIFSLSVIGAAGGILQLFNHGISIAMLFILAGILTERSGSSDIDGHGGLAKPMPLFAVLLTIAALASIALPATGAFVSEILSLAGLFSYSMWATIAAIPAVILGAVYMLTLVRKTIYGPLPDTRTAMKDLTLREAAPLIVLAAIVFFIGIYPSPLMKLIEPNVKTMLAIYPSAK; this is translated from the coding sequence ATGAACTGGAACGTTGATCCGTACATCCTAATCATCCTGACCGGTTTTCCGCTCATCGCGGCGGCCGTGATCGCGTTCCTGCCGTCGCGCCGTTCGGTGATGACCGGGGCGATGATAGCAGCGTTCGCGATGGAATTCGTCATGTCGCTCCATCTCCCCGTACGGTATGCCGCGTCCGCCGGGATGCAGTATGCTTTCTCGGTCGACTGGATACCGTTGTTCGGCATTCGATTCGCGCTTTGCGCGGACGGCATCTCCATCGTGCTCATACTGCTCACGACGATAACATTCCTCCTCGGCGCCATAGCGGCGAAAATTCCCGACACGCAGAGAAAGGCCTATGCAATTGCGATACTCATCATCGAATCGGCGGTCATCGGCGTATTCTCTGCGGCCGACATGTTCCTCTTCTACATTTTCTGGGAGGCGATGCTCATCCCCGCGGCAATACTGATAGCCGTGTTCGGGAGCGGCGCTCGCGTGGCGGCAGCCTTTAAATTCTTCCTTTTCACGTTCGCGGGCTCGATATTCATGCTCATCGCGATGATCGTCATCGCCTCCCTCTCGCAGCAGAACACCGGCGTGTTATCGTTCTCCCTCACCGACGCGGTGCAGGCGATGAACACGCTCCGCGCCAATGCCGGCGGGAAACTGCTCACGCTCGAGATACTCCTCTTCCTCGGATTCTTCATCGCGTTCGCGGTGAAGACGGCGCTCTTCCCGCTCCATATCTGGGCGCCGGACACGTATGCATCATCCCCGGTGTTCGTAACGGTCATCCTTTCCGCCGTGCTCCTCAAGATGGGCGGCTACGGTCTCTGGCGATTCGTACTCCCGCTGTTCCCGGGCGCGGTCTCGTTCTTCCAGCCGTACATAATCGCGCTCGGCATCGCGGGCATTCTCTACGCGGCGCTCATCGCCCTTGTGCAGAAGGATATCAAACGCCTCCTCGCCTACTCGTCCGTCAGTCATATCGGTTTCGCCGTGGTCGGCATATTCTCGCTTTCCGTCATCGGCGCCGCCGGCGGCATACTCCAGCTCTTCAATCACGGCATATCGATAGCGATGCTCTTCATACTCGCCGGCATCCTTACCGAGCGTTCCGGCTCATCCGATATCGACGGTCACGGCGGTCTCGCGAAGCCGATGCCGCTCTTCGCCGTACTCCTGACCATCGCAGCACTCGCATCGATAGCGCTGCCGGCCACCGGCGCGTTCGTATCGGAAATACTCTCCCTCGCGGGGTTGTTCTCCTACAGCATGTGGGCGACGATCGCCGCTATCCCTGCGGTCATACTCGGCGCAGTGTATATGCTCACGCTCGTAAGAAAAACGATATACGGACCGCTCCCGGACACGCGCACCGCGATGAAGGACCTTACCCTGCGCGAAGCGGCACCGCTCATCGTCCTTGCTGCGATAGTGTTCTTCATCGGCATCTACCCGTCGCCGCTCATGAAGCTCATCGAGCCGAACGTAAAGACCATGCTTGCCATCTATCCGTCGGCAAAATAA
- a CDS encoding nucleoside transporter C-terminal domain-containing protein, producing the protein MKLQPYIYNLVSLGGMVVLLGTAWLLSSSKKNINWRALVWGFALQMAFGAFIFLFPPGRQLFIFLNDIVVAILNSSLAGVRFVFGWLAAPNEVLGPLFGNMVKSGQMKAVPNLFILATQSFPTIIFFSALMALLYYLKIMPLIIKGFSFVFAKLMRISGAESVATASNIFVGVESALTVKPYLEEMTKSELALVLTAGMATIASSVLGIYVMALKGTFPSIAGHLISASILSAPAAIMMAKLMVPEDDAPKTMGKDVEPHYERDANVFASVINGANDGLKLVFGIVALLIAVLGIVALVNLTLGFGVGIFNKICHTTFTLVLDDIFGLVFYPFTLAIGVPVEDAFKIARVIGERVVSTEVKSYSDLAALMASGSLKYQRSAVIASYALCGFAHIPSLAIFVGGISALAPGRMKDLTSIAARALVAATLACLFTACIAGFFFTTTPIVLHFK; encoded by the coding sequence ATGAAACTGCAACCGTACATCTACAATCTGGTGAGCTTGGGCGGCATGGTCGTGCTTCTGGGCACTGCATGGCTCCTGTCGTCATCGAAGAAGAACATCAATTGGCGCGCGCTCGTATGGGGGTTCGCCCTGCAGATGGCGTTCGGCGCGTTCATTTTCCTTTTCCCCCCGGGACGTCAGCTTTTCATTTTCCTGAATGATATCGTCGTTGCGATACTGAATTCATCGCTCGCCGGCGTGCGATTCGTTTTCGGCTGGCTCGCCGCCCCGAACGAAGTGCTCGGCCCCTTGTTCGGGAACATGGTGAAAAGCGGACAGATGAAAGCCGTGCCGAACCTGTTCATCCTGGCCACCCAGAGCTTCCCGACGATAATATTCTTCTCCGCGCTCATGGCGCTCCTCTATTATCTGAAAATAATGCCGCTCATTATCAAGGGCTTTTCCTTCGTGTTCGCGAAACTCATGCGCATATCCGGTGCGGAGTCGGTGGCGACCGCGAGCAATATATTCGTCGGCGTCGAGTCGGCGCTGACGGTAAAGCCGTATCTCGAGGAGATGACGAAGTCCGAACTCGCCCTCGTGCTCACCGCCGGCATGGCGACGATAGCATCGAGCGTGCTCGGGATCTATGTGATGGCGCTTAAGGGAACGTTCCCGAGCATAGCGGGCCATCTCATATCCGCTTCGATACTTTCCGCACCCGCGGCGATAATGATGGCGAAGCTCATGGTGCCTGAGGATGATGCCCCGAAAACCATGGGCAAGGACGTCGAACCGCATTATGAGCGCGACGCCAATGTGTTCGCATCGGTGATAAACGGTGCGAATGACGGGCTTAAGCTTGTGTTCGGCATCGTGGCGCTCCTCATCGCGGTGCTCGGTATCGTCGCCCTCGTGAACCTTACGCTCGGCTTCGGCGTCGGTATCTTCAATAAGATATGTCACACGACGTTCACCTTGGTATTGGACGATATTTTCGGGCTTGTGTTCTATCCGTTCACGCTTGCCATCGGCGTTCCCGTGGAGGACGCGTTCAAGATAGCGCGTGTCATCGGCGAGCGCGTCGTGTCTACCGAGGTGAAATCGTATTCCGATCTGGCCGCGCTCATGGCGAGCGGGTCGCTCAAATACCAGCGTTCAGCCGTGATAGCGTCATACGCGCTCTGCGGCTTCGCGCATATACCGTCCCTTGCGATATTCGTCGGCGGCATTTCAGCGCTCGCCCCGGGGCGCATGAAGGACCTGACATCGATAGCCGCTCGTGCGCTCGTAGCCGCGACCCTTGCCTGCCTTTTCACCGCGTGCATCGCAGGGTTCTTCTTTACGACGACACCGATAGTGCTGCATTTCAAATAG
- a CDS encoding AraC family transcriptional regulator: MTSKLEYLIARITAAGTCAVGITDLANIVQIPSLATSHTTHCGVRCMKVKEDQDNLRICRAYKQRKIERAVKGKEPFFDICPFGLYDHVNPVGRDMPLAVVFVTFMGGTLTRRVRSVSEFDPAAPSAFPEKSAMSAFSDEAVHAAAVIADVIERNAPSYALAKAQHTMRSKAYIARAIIAEYFRSPITLTTLSGNIGIDKSVLARTFKRSFGHTIHDEIALCRIAHARGLIERGVSITDAAFDSGFSDASYFCKLFRKHTGIAPKDWRKSHG; this comes from the coding sequence ATGACATCAAAGCTTGAATATCTCATCGCACGGATCACCGCGGCGGGCACCTGTGCCGTCGGTATTACCGATCTTGCCAATATCGTTCAGATACCGTCGCTTGCCACGTCCCATACCACGCATTGCGGCGTGCGATGCATGAAGGTGAAGGAAGATCAGGATAATCTGCGCATCTGCCGCGCATACAAACAGCGTAAAATAGAGCGTGCGGTGAAAGGGAAGGAACCGTTCTTCGATATCTGCCCGTTCGGATTGTACGATCATGTAAATCCGGTCGGCAGGGATATGCCGCTCGCCGTCGTGTTCGTAACGTTCATGGGTGGGACCCTTACGCGGCGGGTACGGTCCGTGTCCGAGTTCGATCCTGCCGCGCCGTCCGCATTCCCCGAGAAGAGCGCAATGAGCGCGTTCTCGGATGAAGCGGTGCATGCCGCCGCCGTCATCGCGGATGTCATCGAAAGGAACGCGCCGTCATATGCGCTTGCGAAGGCGCAGCACACGATGCGGAGCAAAGCCTATATCGCCCGGGCCATCATCGCCGAGTATTTCCGTTCACCTATCACGCTCACGACGCTATCCGGCAATATCGGCATCGATAAGTCGGTGCTTGCGCGCACGTTCAAGCGATCTTTTGGGCACACTATACACGATGAGATAGCGCTCTGCCGCATCGCGCATGCGCGCGGTCTCATCGAGCGCGGTGTGAGCATCACCGACGCCGCCTTCGACTCCGGTTTCAGCGATGCGAGCTATTTCTGTAAATTGTTCAGGAAGCATACCGGGATAGCGCCGAAAGACTGGCGCAAGTCACATGGCTGA
- the bshC gene encoding bacillithiol biosynthesis cysteine-adding enzyme BshC gives MKTVIIDRSPFDPAWNDGAARKRFFGYDLADGASFATLMDALKKVRYEPSALAAILEKYNDDIGAGDRARENIRALAGGGFAVVTGQQPCLLGGPLYTVYKIATAIRLARALSASLSVPVVPVFWNASNDSDVSEVDHAFVSRPDGTLKRYAADLGRPRLLSSIPSSVVRAAVDEFLHDRNENDNAPVLAELLRTSENGFARDVSSFYVRLFAPFGLVAVEPMHLNTLAPAFFGTALNRHDAVRSALSERVSALAAHGLPVPIRDIPSTTVFGVENDIRSRISIDGDAIIAGNVRHPLSQARAFVDARIQNMTCDVFSRIMFQQYAIPSLAYIAGPSEFNYLAEAASLSEVFGIPMPVIYPRASVTLLEDKFARIQASFGMSDDALFGGYEAFKPHADSALTSIVERFSSASAAFVSEMNARVASRDAAFERTTEQFGRRLREDVDRLAEKAERSLTRAEGVDTANLSRLRGSVLPREGYQERTLGIAEFIHRHGIGIIGDIVEGITIGGASHQLLRL, from the coding sequence ATGAAGACCGTCATCATCGACCGCTCGCCGTTCGATCCGGCATGGAATGATGGCGCGGCGCGAAAGCGTTTTTTCGGGTACGATCTTGCCGATGGGGCATCGTTCGCAACGCTCATGGATGCGCTGAAGAAGGTCCGTTATGAACCGAGCGCGCTCGCGGCGATACTGGAGAAATATAACGACGATATCGGTGCCGGGGATAGGGCGCGCGAGAACATCCGTGCACTCGCGGGCGGCGGTTTTGCTGTGGTCACCGGACAGCAGCCGTGCCTTCTCGGCGGGCCGCTCTATACGGTATACAAGATCGCGACCGCGATACGCCTTGCGCGAGCGCTTTCCGCTTCGCTCTCGGTGCCGGTGGTGCCGGTGTTCTGGAACGCCTCCAACGATTCGGACGTGAGCGAGGTGGACCACGCGTTCGTATCGCGGCCCGATGGAACGCTCAAGCGATATGCGGCCGATCTCGGGCGACCGCGGCTTCTCTCGTCGATACCATCGAGTGTCGTCCGTGCAGCCGTCGATGAGTTCCTTCATGACAGGAACGAAAATGATAATGCCCCCGTGCTAGCCGAGCTCCTCAGGACCTCCGAGAATGGATTTGCCCGTGATGTTTCATCGTTCTATGTGCGGCTGTTCGCGCCGTTCGGACTTGTCGCTGTCGAGCCGATGCACCTCAACACGCTTGCCCCGGCGTTCTTTGGGACGGCGCTTAACCGTCATGATGCGGTTCGAAGCGCGCTCAGCGAACGGGTGAGCGCATTGGCCGCGCATGGTCTGCCGGTACCGATACGGGATATACCATCGACCACGGTGTTCGGTGTCGAGAACGATATCCGTTCCCGGATATCCATCGATGGCGATGCGATCATTGCCGGCAATGTTCGGCATCCGCTATCACAAGCCCGTGCTTTCGTCGATGCACGGATACAGAACATGACCTGCGATGTCTTCTCACGCATCATGTTCCAGCAGTACGCCATCCCTTCGCTCGCGTATATTGCCGGGCCTTCCGAATTCAATTATCTCGCGGAAGCGGCGTCGTTGTCCGAAGTGTTCGGCATCCCCATGCCGGTGATATACCCGCGTGCAAGCGTAACGCTCCTCGAGGATAAATTCGCCCGCATACAGGCGTCTTTCGGTATGAGCGATGATGCGCTCTTCGGCGGATATGAAGCGTTCAAACCGCATGCCGACAGTGCACTTACATCCATCGTGGAGCGATTCTCCTCTGCATCGGCTGCGTTCGTGAGCGAGATGAACGCGCGTGTCGCGTCCAGGGATGCGGCATTTGAAAGAACGACGGAACAATTCGGCCGCCGGCTCCGCGAGGATGTTGACCGGCTCGCGGAAAAAGCCGAGCGTTCGCTTACGCGTGCCGAGGGTGTCGATACGGCGAATCTTTCACGGCTTCGGGGCTCTGTGCTCCCGCGCGAGGGGTATCAGGAACGCACGCTCGGTATCGCCGAATTCATCCATCGACATGGAATAGGCATCATCGGTGATATCGTCGAGGGAATTACGATCGGGGGCGCAAGTCATCAGCTCTTGCGGCTGTGA